The following proteins are encoded in a genomic region of Ostrinia nubilalis chromosome 1, ilOstNubi1.1, whole genome shotgun sequence:
- the LOC135074180 gene encoding protein FAM8A1: MPETDTPLRNRGASRDEAAETNGDGDTPPQVSEREAYFQALRLWIQQAQLHQNISTCFPYYMMTFQGGQNNPTNVPLLNNNYQFQGQQFPFQVPNLPRNVPAPQAQNEPVTAAEVIARNGGFEYVIPALYKRFLAEFIDFMLLFILKLVVTFVAVDMFELIDLEKFDFYKFSEHYDDYKFAIELTSEILVLEIIYRSMVCIFEAICLSGTGRLGRTGGATPGKALMGLRVVSASAVVPVENRPKETVLIYPGQTLTFAVALARSLMKNFLISLLFPLCVVLFVFRHNRTGYDLLCGVIVVEENMFPPRRFAP; the protein is encoded by the exons ATGCCTGAAACAGACACACCTCTCCGTAACCGGGGAGCATCCAGAGATGAAGCTGCAGAGACGAACGGAGATGGTGATACTCCGCCCCAAGTGTCTGAACGTGAAGCATATTTCCAGGCTTTAAGATTATGGATCCAGCAGGCTCAGTTGCATCAGAATATATCTACATGCTTTCCATATTATATGATGACATTCCAAGGAGGTCAGAATAATCCGACAAACGTACCTCTGTTGAACAATAACTATCAGTTTCAAGGGCAGCAGTTCCCCTTTCAAGTGCCTAATTTGCCGCGAAATGTTCCTGCACCTCAAGCCCAAAATGAACCGGTCACTGCTGCAGAAG ttattgctCGTAATGGAGGATTTGAATATGTTATACCTGCTCTTTATAAGCGGTTTTTGGCTGAATTTATAGATTTCATGCTGCTATTTATCTTAAAGTTGGTGGTCACCTTTGTGGCTGTGGATATGTTTGAATTAAT TGACTTGGAGAAGTTTGATTTTTACAAGTTTAGTGAACATTATGATGACTATAAGTTCGCTATAGAGTTGACATCAGAGATCCTAGTTCTTGAAATCATATATAGGAGTATGGTTTGCATATTTGAG GCGATATGCTTGAGTGGAACTGGAAGGTTAGGGCGCACGGGCGGCGCCACTCCGGGCAAAGCTTTGATGGGTCTGCGCGTGGTCAGTGCCTCAGCAGTCGTACCCGTGGAAAACCGCCCCAAGGAAACCGTGCTCATATACCCAGGCCAGACTCTTACATTTGCTGTGGCACTTGCCAGATCTCTCATGAAGAACTTTTTGATCTCTCTCCTATTCCCTCTATGTGTTGTGCTCTTTGTTTTCCGTCACAATAGAACGGGGTACGATCTTCTATGCGGTGTTATAGTTGTTGAAGAAAATATGTTCCCACCTAGAAGGTTTGCTCCTTAA